TAATAAAATCTATATTCAGGGAGACcaattttgtgtgtgtgtgtgagagagagcAACCAAGaaagcaaaacaaaaacaaaaaatgtttacCCAGCCTCGCGAAATTCCTTTCATCTTCCTCTGTTATGTTTCAAAACTGTGTTGGTGTGTtacaaaaacatataaatacaaactctcatttttcttctagatctaagctcctttttgagaagtgatagaaggaaAAGTTGTTCCTtgccacgctacggtgctagtgagccaactttgCAAGTGACGATGCGAACTAAAATTTTACCGTAATTAATCGTGGTGCCGTAATCGGTTGTTAAAGCTATCGATAAGGTAATGGCTcattccaaatttttagcttgcatataagatgctatatgtgtatttgtgaagttggaatttggtgaaatGGATGTGCAATtttgtggaaaaggaatttaattcatttatgtgtgttttgaggaaattaaatttgatgtgtttgaggtgtggtttgtgaaaattaatttggcgtgatttatgtttgaaaatgtgGAAATTTATGGGTGATTGGTGATTGAACTTGgggtggattttgtggaatttgaattgatcgaatttaatgtaaattatgaattaaatttgatgtgtggtggtagaaaatatatgtttgagtatgctctgtgttgaatttgaaaatcattagtgttaaacgagtattaaaaataggaaattttttaatatctgcatttacttaatgattgtggtgaaagagtcagagtatgctcatacATTTTATAGTACacggtgaccgcgatggggccatggtgatagtggtaaccaggatgggccacgagatgaggccatgtgaattgttggttcatcttatccttgcagaGATTGTCGCGTCATGCTGatttgtgagagattgcactctagttgtgatgatctgtgagcgattgcactctagaaaatcgtgttggtctgtgagagattgcactcttgTAAGTCGTGtcgatctgtgagcgattgcacgcatagtaaatcgtgctgatctgtgagcaaTTGGACGTTAGTAAATCATattgatctgtgagagattgcaccttggtaattagtactggtttATGAGAGACTGTACAATTACGATTTACGCCTATCGAGGAGAGTTGTTGGTTTGGAATTCCAAAATCATGCGCATATAGGTatatatgcattgcattagggtgtttgacacgcgagtcatgtttgatatactatgatgattgtatatacatacttgattgttgttgtgattgtgtcgcAATTGatgagtgtgattgaatgaatttgtgtgtaagtgttgaatgATTTCGAAACGTGTTCGAAACTGAAAATCTGTACTTTTCACagattgtattcgaatacaacaggactgtattcgaatacgaaaaTGCGTtttttttgctactgacttgtcttGTATCGGACTACACCATGTGTCGTATTCAATTACAGCtgtgctgattttgctactgacttatgaattagcactatattcgaatacaaggatgtgttgtattcgactacaaggatgctgtattcgaatacgatagtgcaattttgttaaaaacttcatttttcaactttgattatgcatgtttgacatatgaaaaccctttcaaggagtatgctaagatgaaaggttattttgtgcatttaaaatataaatgttaagtgttatttgttaatttcggttggtgaccctttacaattattgtggaaatctgggctttgccctcatatcagaaccaggatcatcctaccgattagtaccctggagatggaaATGTAGctagacatacctgaccgaagctgtgtcaggaggatcttgcggggcgcgtggagatcacccgagtTGTGtagtttttgtagcatgatcaaattaggtggttgtatagggactagatgtctttcttttgtggttgtatttatttcattttagaaGACTGTATCTATGCTTAAACTGTATGATGACTTttcttttgatgggtccatgttccactttttgatgtgacgcgGGGAAAGTCGAGATTCTTGGGGAAGTGCTTTTATGCAGGTGTCTGTAGAGAATACCCCAAGGgtattgtttcaaaaactattttcgcTACTTgcaaatattgttgacttttgtcgttgtgttatgacttaaatattttatccaaaagtaatTTATGcatttgttttggaaaaaaaaaattacactctcGTAAAAAAAACGGGATGTTACAAGATTATTTATCCTCGTTGATATTTAGAATAAAAACTAAAGAATTGTCAAACCAAGTATCGACCCATAAGTTGATATTGTCACCCTTGGCAAGGTGCCATTTGCTGTTTTCATGTATAGTAGGTAGCTTAACTTTAAGTGCAGTCCAGATGAAGGAATAATGTGATATCAAATATGCCCATGCATGCGAAAGACTTGCTCTCTAAGAAGAATAGTACAATGTTGACTGAAAGTAACTAAGTCCCAAGCAAgtttaataataactattaatttatgaCAAAAAAACTTATTCCAAGATCTGAGGATGACAAATTTTATGTCATGCAACAGTAATCGGTTTTCTATTCTTAATATCATTAGACCAAATGAAATTCCTAATCTATTTCTCTACATCCTTGAAAAAAGAAGTCGACCAAGAATATATGTGGAAGCTATAAATTAACATGTTATAAATGATAGTTTTCACCAACATACTTGTCTGACCCCCCTTTGATAAGAAAAATAGCTAGCATActtgaaattaacaaatatagaCAACTTAGAAGACAAGAAttgttttaatccaatgacaaaactTGTTTTTGAAACCAAAAGTCTGAAGAACTTTGATAAGAAAAGTCCAATCTATAGTGCCAAATGCCTTTCTTATATAAATCTTGAGAGACAAATTCCCCTCAAATGTCCTAGTCTACAACATATTAATAGCTTCAGAAGTGACACAAATTGAATCACCTGGAGATACAAACACGCGAATGAGGGTTGAAATGTGTTTGTCTAagttgaattgttttttttttttaattatttattgaagaACTATTTTCGGGTTTGGTGACttttttagaataaaagtaATAGCAATCAAACTTAAAGAAATCAGAGACAATAATACAGTAAAGTGACACAAAcaaatttatcctggttcaatACCAACTTGATAGCTATATCCAGTCCGCTCACTTAGAAGGATTTAACCActaattcaaatttttgaaatacacATCACCTGACCCTACAAGtaagtcttctcaaaacaatcAGACACCTATAAACTTTTTGAGGCAAAAACAatttgaccctacaagtcaagtcttctccacaaGCATGAAAACCACAAATTGTTGAAGGAAACTACACCTTGATCCTATAAGTCAAGCCTTCTCAATACAACTTGAAAACCACAGATTGATTGAGGAACGCTAAAGCCACTATCGGGATGGGTTAAACAAGTTTGAACTTATTATGTTTTGCTTCTACTAAGCATACTTTTACAATTAATTTCTCACactaaaacacttaaaaaatatttctttaagcAAATGCTTTTCTAGAACTTAAACCTTTGAATAATTAAGAATTTTGAGTTATCAAAAGTTTTTCTAAATTGTATGAATTTCTGAGTTTATGAGTTCATGTTTTCTTCTTTAGAATTGAGTATCTGTTtatcttttcttcaaaattgaGGTTTTAACGTTTGTCCTTCCAAAATATGGATTATATCTTTCTTGTAAACAAATTttgaatgtatcttcttgtgaacaaattataAGACCCTCTTGAAAAATTTCTTTGTCACTTCTTATAAGATCTTATTTGAATTTTCAACTGCATTAATTACTTCTTAATTAATATATCCTTAATTGATTTACATATTTTTCTCAACCAacaataaatactataataaaaacattaattaattcacacttaaaatgataaaattgtaaaaaaaaaagtaacaattataaacaaatttaatactactatcaacttttttaatttccagatttgataaatgaaattttataataagaaatgAAGATAGTATAACTTTTTTTGAACaagccaaaaaaaaaagaaattttacaaTGTTTCTACTATATAACCAAAACAAAGCAGAAATACAAAAGAAATTTTACAATGTTACTTAAACAAGAAGTAAAACCTAAGGGTTGAGAGCACTCTAAGGGTTGAGAGCACAATTGGTTATACccataacaaaattcttttacaTGCAACTTGATTCACCTCCATGCTAAAAGTTTGGCATGCTCAATAATAAGATTTGCATTCAAAACATGCGAACGAAAAATCGCCTCATTTTTTGATTTCCAAATTGCCCACATCACcgcaaaccaaactaaattaattatttgatgagttaCACGGCCGCATAAAAAAAGGTCATCAAATTAGTTAGCGTGGTTGATTGCATCCTTATGAAATACACCAAATAGTCCAAACCAATTCAAAACACTACCACACGAATCCAAAAGAAGGACGCACAAAGAACAAATGGATGACTATTTCAACTTCCCCACAACCTACTACACATTGTTGATCTTCCACAAAAATGATTCCTCGATGGaacaaattttcttttgtaGGAAACCTATCTTGAAACAACCTCCACAcaaataatgatatttttgcTTAGACAAAAGGATGCCACACTAGGTCTTGAAATGGAGGTGTGTTGATACTGGCGACAAACTCCTCTCGTAGTACAAAATATGTCTCATTTATCGAATATGATCCTCCTTGCGTATTGTTCCATGACCACTTATAAGATACATTAACTTGCAAATGAATGTTGCCAATAAAATTCTACATTGCTCCATTAATTCCTCCTCCCACGCAAACAACTGCCTCCGTAATCTCCACCCTTGAATACCCTCCCGGCGCAACATCTTTACCATAATCTCTACATTTTCCTCTTGTTGTAAAGACAAATGAAATAACCTACTAAATTTCTCACGCAAGACCCCACCAACCAACCATGAGTCCTTCCAAAACAAAGTATTATTCCAATTCCCAATAATTTTAAACACTTTTTTTATCAAACCATTCATCTTCAATACCAACTCTTCCCGCAAAAATATCCTTCCACCACATAGACCCCATCGAATTGCCCCCCTAAATTTCCGTATCTTCTACTCCATATTTATTGATCAACACCTTAACCCAAAGACCATCTGACTCCGTTTTTAACCTCCAACGCCATTTACCCAATAGagctttattaaaaaatttcaaatctcAAACTCCTAATCCACCCTTCTCTAAAGGCAAACACACCTTCTCTCAATTTACCCAATGAACCTTACTCACTTCCTCATTCCCACCCCAAAGAAATGATTTAAAATGAATTCAAGTTGATAAATGATACCTGAAGGAGCcttgaaaaaggaaagaaaataaaccGGCAATACAAATAAGACAGCTTTGAGGAGTACTAAACGACCACCCATCGACAAAGTTCTAGAGTTCCAACCAGCCAACCTATTTCGGATCTTCTCAATAACAGGTTTCCAAAACACCTTACGTCGGGGATGATCGCCAATAGGCAATCCCAAATATTTGAATGGGACACATCCCATCTTACAATTAAGAATCTATGTCGTAGTTTGAAGCCATGAACTGTTAACATTAACACCTCCCAACAtacttttatgaaaattaaccTTTAGGCCAGATTGAAATTCAAACCACAATAAATTAGCCTTGATTGCTCTAATATTATCCCAACACTTATCTCCCATGATCAGCGTATCATTTGCAAATTGTAATATAGAGACACAAAATTCATTTGAGTCCACCTTAAAACCTTTGAATCGATTGGCTTCCACAAAAGCACTAAAAAGAGCATTCATACCCTCAGCAGCTATTAGAAACAAGAACGGAAATAAGGGGTCACCTTGTCTCAATCCCCTCCGCATAACAAACTCTTATGTAGGACTCCCATTCACTAGCACAGAAACTGATGCTGAACCAACACATTCCAAAATCCATTTACGTCATTTCTTTGGAAAACCCATCTTTGTCATCACAAGCTCTAGGTAATCTCACTCAATTGAGTCATATTCCTTCATGAAGTCCACTGTGAACAAAATTaactcttttttcttcttttttgccTCATCGACCACTTCATTTGCAATTAAAATCTCGTCCAAAATTTGTCTGCCTTTAACAAATTTTGATTGAGATTCAGCTATTACAAAAACCAATCACCTGACTCAATCTATTCGCCAACATTTTTGACAAAACATTATACATACATCCCACTAATAAAAAATGGGTCTAAAATCAGATAAGACTCACGGATTGtcttttttagaaattaaaactaTGAATGAACAATTTAATCCTAACCTTTTATGTTCTAATGAAGATAGTATCACTTATTCATTACTCTCACACCAAATTCATTACTCTCATTGGACATTCGAAAACTGATGAACATATGTCCTTCCTATATAAACCACACATGCGAAATAGTGGGTCCTACTATATGATTTCAATGTTgcatttttcaaaactttctaaCAGGCAGAGCTAAACGAAATTTGAGACACTTACATAACTAATTGAGTGTATATCAAATCGGCCTCGGCCTTGTCAAACTAAGAAAACATTTATAATGATTGAGATTCATGATGCAAATTTTATATAGTATTATCTCTGTCTCATAATATACGTAAAAAGTCAAGtgaatatatatgatttaaaattagaatcatatacatttattaatatacatttatttattaggAAATTATATGATACCATTacaaattaatatgtttttgtaTTATCAAGTCAAATCACTAATAGTTTAATGACATGTCATCTATAAGTAAGTTTAatcatattgaaatttaataccattaaatttttaagttttatattttagttctattttaagataattaatctttaataacCAAGTTTCTTCTTTCTACCACACCATCTCTTCGTCGTTCTTCATTGTCTCCTTCCGTCGTTCTTCAATGTCGCTCTCTTTCGTTTTGCATTTAAAATCAATGAAgaaaagtttattaaaaatcaCAGACGAACTTAAAACGACGGTGCGACGATGTCAGTGCGTGATCGACGACACCAAAATGACAACATCGCAAACATAAACGAATTAAAAGTGAGACAAATGATGAATCTTTTTGCGATAGTGGAAGAACGATGAAGAGTTCTTTTTACGACGATGAAAAGACATTTGAGGAGAGCGATTTTCTTTGGTGGTGAAGCGGTTTCCTGAGAGGAAGGGAATGGGTTATGATCTTCTGAATtgataatgattttaattttaattaaaataaaaaattttataaaaataatttattaaatttaaggagattaaattaaaaagataaatacactgatacaaataatttgatcaacttaatatataatatataaatgctgatgtagaaaaacaaaatatatttattgattaaaaaattaaaaataccgatacactttttttttttaagagtatCATATAAAtgatcttattattattattattattattattattattattattattattattattattattattattattattattattattattattattattaatttNNNNNNNNNNtattattattattattattattattattattattattattattattattattattattattattattattattaatttttacttatattatcTATTCTTGTACACGTGGAAGTAATTAGCGGTGTTTTGGTTCCGCCCCATGCATGCATCAAACAGCCcaaacattaaataaagaatgTTTAGTTCACTAATCAAATGAgtataaacaaatcataattagctaatatattattttcccgTGAGCTAATGttgacaataataataaactaatcAATAATTGATTTAGCCATGcttaatttaaattcatttcTTCTCTGTAGGGTTAATGTTGACGATGAGTAATAGATATTTTAGATAATCAACAAAACCAATTACGTGgataaataatgataataaaaataaaaatttattaacaattcaataattgtgattgattgactGTGTAAAATCtattcctaaaaatatatataaattaaattctttaaaatatatctccCTATAATATGACTTATTTGAGTAATaagatgtatttattttttgttcaaatatttctcttattaatactacttatttattttaaaagattaaaagtcaaattacattaatatacaaatgacttttttaaGGAATATTTGGATATAAAAGTGAATTATATCTTGTCTCAACTCAAACATTAAATGTATGATCGtagtttatcatattttatccTGCATGTTAAAAGtgtcttaaattattattccaTAATTCCTACCTTATCATGCTCGACACCCGTATCATGTAACTTTCTCGTATTTTATTCTCCACTTTATAAGGTTCGAAAGCACGCGCCACCATATTACCTTCATTTTCAATTTGGTTTCATCAATAGTTATATTCTACTCCCTCACTTTATTTATACAGAAAATTTTgtattagaaaaattaattaaaattaaaaaaaattaaatatacaaatttcTATATATTTTCAATGATATTTTGCTATATTTAGATGAAGGGGCACTTGTTAGCATTTgccttatttataaaaaagaaagtcaacacaaattgatttatcttgtttgaattttaaattagatatatcaaattttgttgacttatttttaCCTATAAATAAGATCGGAGGATTTATCTTTGTTTACTGTCCCATATAGACTCCCTTGCCAATTAACTAAAGTTGGTCAAATTGGCGCACAATCAATAGTTATGTTGTATCTGTTTATTTCAATAATCATTATCTACAAATGTTCTtgaattagaaaaaatattttcgtaattttattttatcatgcaTACTTTTAGGTCAAGTTAGAAATATGTTTGAAAGTAATACAAtgcaataaaatcatttttaaggtGATTTTTAAACTCGATTAGTCAATTTATATGCATCAACTTATAGTGgtcttaaaattaatataaagtgtttttgATAGATGAATCAACTCACCTAATGTATAAATGAATTCACCAAACCTCCAATAGTTGATAAGTCAATTCACAAGGGTCATGAAATGGTTTATATAGCtcaaaattgaaatattggaaaacttattaatcaatttatatcatggttttaaattgcagcTTGGTCGCGAATGCAATTATTGTTGCGGCCGCTGCGGTCGTGCACATTGCGCCTATTGCGATGCAGAATGCAATTGTTGCACGCGtgaaattatgttttttattagcacaaaatattataatatttattaatcttATTACTCACATATCTCCTATTTTATCTTTAAG
The genomic region above belongs to Cicer arietinum cultivar CDC Frontier isolate Library 1 chromosome 4, Cicar.CDCFrontier_v2.0, whole genome shotgun sequence and contains:
- the LOC105852861 gene encoding uncharacterized protein; translated protein: MRRGLRQGDPLFPFLFLIAAEGMNALFSAFVEANRFKGFKVDSNEFCVSILQFANDTLIMGDKCWDNIRAIKANLLWFEFQSGLKILNCKMGCVPFKYLGLPIGDHPRRKVFWKPVIEKIRNRLAGWNSRTLSMGGRLVLLKAVLFVLPKIRKFRGAIRWGLCGGRIFLREELVLKMNGLIKKVFKIIGNWNNTLFWKDSWLVGGVLREKFSRLFHLSLQQEENVEIMVKMLRREGIQGWRLRRQLFAWEEELMEQCRILLATFICKLMYLISGHGTIRKEDHIR